The following nucleotide sequence is from Streptomyces caniferus.
AGCTGGAGGGCGCAGCTGCCGCCCGAGGAGTACCCCAGCACGCCCCAGCCGCCGGGGTCGTGACCGACCCGGTAGCGCGAGCGCAGCGCGTCCGGCACATCGCGGGCGAAGAAGGTCTCGGCCTGCGGGCCGCCCGGCACGTCGACGCACTGGGTGTCGCGCGGCGGCGCGATGGTGGGCCGCAGCATCACGATGACGGTCGGCTGCATCCGGCCCGCCCGGATCAGCTGGGCCGCGGTCTGCGGCAGCCGCAGATGCTGGCCCAGCAGGAAGGTGCCGCCCGGGTAGCCGCTGAGCGCGACGACGACGGGGAACCGCTGGCGGGCGTACTGGGGCTGGAAGTACTGCGGCGGCAGATAGACGTACGCCGGGTCCACGGCCCGGGTCCGCTTCCCGACGATCCGTACGGACTCGACCTTGCCCACCAGGGACGGCTCCCCCTTCGGCAGCCCGTGCACCTTGTCCAGCCCGTCCGCTCCCGAGGGCTGCACCAGGCCCTTCGACGGATCGCCCGCGGGCCCGGCCGTCCCCGCGTCCCCCCATTTGCCGACGGCGGCCGGCGCGTCGTCGTACAGGCCGAGCAGCTCGTGCCAGGAGGCGTAGAACTGGAAGTTGGCGTTCACCGCGAGCCCGAGGGCCGCCACGATGGTCAGCTGGGTCGCGGCGATCGACCCGAGCCGCCCCAGCAGCGCCCGCGGCCCGCCCCCCGCGAACCGCGGCCACAGCCAGAGCGTGAGCCCCACGCAGACCACGGCGACCGCGGCCACGGCGTAGAACAGCGAGCGGCTGGTCAGTCCCATGACTCTTCCCCAGGTGTTCCGCGCCGCGACCCGCTCCCCCGGCGGCCCGTCACGGCGTCTTCCACAGCCTCCGGAAGACCCCGGAAGACCTCATTGCGCCTG
It contains:
- a CDS encoding alpha/beta hydrolase; translation: MGLTSRSLFYAVAAVAVVCVGLTLWLWPRFAGGGPRALLGRLGSIAATQLTIVAALGLAVNANFQFYASWHELLGLYDDAPAAVGKWGDAGTAGPAGDPSKGLVQPSGADGLDKVHGLPKGEPSLVGKVESVRIVGKRTRAVDPAYVYLPPQYFQPQYARQRFPVVVALSGYPGGTFLLGQHLRLPQTAAQLIRAGRMQPTVIVMLRPTIAPPRDTQCVDVPGGPQAETFFARDVPDALRSRYRVGHDPGGWGVLGYSSGGSCALQLAMRHDRTYTSAAALSPDYKVSNDPTTGNLFGEGRDRVRRRQEHDLMWRLRHLPAPQVNVLVGTSRTGEKNYPAARAFLAAVKPPMTADSVVLDHGSHNFATWRRELPAALQWISRSLSFPEDVVGNS